GCGCTGCGTGCGCCAGGCGTGCTCGCAGCGCGACGTGGCCAGCTGCTGCGCCTGCACCAGGGACTCGGGCAGCGCATTGCTGGCGCGCCACTGCCGGTTCATCTCGCGCAGGTTGGCGCGCTGCAGCGCCGACAGGGGCTCCTGCTCCGCGCGCCCGAGCTGATCCGTCAGCTGGGGATCGGTGCGCATGCGGTGCAGCAGCGCCGCCATCTCGGCCATCGCGGCGGCGCGCGCCTCGTTGCCCTTGGGCGGCATGTTGGCGGCCTGGTCCCAGCCGGCCATGCTCTGCAGGTGGCCCAGGTGGTGCAGGCGTGTCCAGGTGTGGGCCAGCGCGTCGTAGGTGGGGGTGGCGGTGCTGCTCATAGAAGGGGGTTAAGCCCAGAAGACTCGATTGTGGCGCGCTCAGAGTTCGAGCGTGCCCGGAAAGAACCACAGCGCGCCCCCCACGTAGAACAGGTAACGCAGGAACTTGCCCACCGCCATGTAGAAGGCGCAGGGCCAGAAGGGCAGCTTGAGCCAGCCAGCCACGGCGCACAGCGGGTCGCCCACCACCGGCAGCCAGCTCAGCAGGCAGGCCGGCGGGCCCCACTTGCGCGCCCAGCTCATGGCCCAGGCGGAGCTGGGTTTGGGTTTGGCGATCTGCTCGTAGGCCAGCTCGGCGCCATACCCCATCCAGTAGCTGACGCATCCGCCCAGCGTGTTGCCCGCGGTCGCCACGATCAGCGCCGGCCAGAACAGCTCGGGTGCCACCTTCACGAGCCCGAACACCACCGGCACGCTGGCCATCGGCAGCAGCGTCGCCGAGAGCAACGAGACCACGAACACCGTGCTCAGCCCGTACTGGGGCAGCGCCATTGCGGCCAGGATCGAGTGCAGCCAGGCTTCCATCGGGTGCGGCCCATTATGGGCAGGGACGGGATGACCTCAGCGCGGCACCGGACGGGGCTGCCCCTGGGCGTCGATGGCGACGTAGGTGAGATCGGCCTCGGTCACCTTCACCACCCGCAGCTGGCTCGGGTTGCGCTCGGCGATCACGGTCACGTGCACCGAGATGCTGGTGGTGCCGATGCGTGTGATGCGGGCGTAGAAGCTCAGCAGGTCGCCCAGGCTCACGGGCTGCTTGAAGACAAACTGGTTGACGGCCACCGTGGCGATGCGCCCGCGCGCCACGCGCGCCGGCAGCACCGAGCCGGCCAGGTCCACCTGGGCCATGATCCAGCCGCCGAAGATGTCGCCGTTGGCGTTGACGTCGGCCGGCAGCGGGATCACGCGCAGCACGAGCTGGGCCCCATCGTCGAGCTGCGGCGGGGCGAGCATGGGCGTGGCGGCGGTGTCGATGGGGGCGTCGGGCGATGGGCTCACGGGGCAGGCTCAAAGAGGATAACGGTGGGCGCAGCGACAATCCGCGCCCGATGACCGCGCCTCTCACTGTAGCCTCCGTGCCGCGCCCGACGCCCGCCCAGCAGCAGGCTTTGCGCCGCCGTCGCCCCCACCCGGCTCCGGTGTCCACCATCGACGCGCCCCCTTGAACCCGCCCCAGCTGCCGCCGATGCAATCACACGCTTCCTCCCCCCCTGCACCGCCCACCGCCGGTGCAGCGGGTGCGCGCCGCTCCGACTGGGGCACGCTGGCAAGGCTGCTGCCTTATCTGTGGCGCTACCGCTGGCGCGTGGGCGCGGCGCTGGCCTTCCTGCTGGCGGCCAAGGCGGCGAACGTCAGCGTGCCGGTGCTGCTGAAGTACCTGGTCGACTCACTCTCCATCAAGCCCGGCGAGGCGGCCTCGCTGCTGGTGGTGCCTGTGGGCCTGCTGGTGGGCTACGGCCTGCTGCGGCTGAGCACCAGCCTCTTCACCGAGCTGCGCGAACTGATCTTCGCCAAGGCCACCGAAGGCACGGCGCGCAGCATCAGCCTGCAGGTCTTCGGTCACCTGCACGCCCTGAGCCTGCGTTTCCACCTCGAGCGCCAGACCGGCGGCATGACGCGCGACATCGAGCGTGGCACGCGCGCCGTGCACTCGCTGATCAGCTACTCGCTCTACAGCATCTTCCCCACCCTTGTGGAAGTCGCGATGGTGCTGACGCTGCTGGCGGTGAAGTTCGACGCCGCGTTCGCCTGGATCACGGGCGGCGCGCTGGTGGCCTACATCGCCTTCACGGTGACCGTCACCGAGTGGCGCACCAAGTTCCGCCGCGAGATGAACGAGCTCGACAGCGGTGCGCACACGCGGGCGGTGGACTCGCTGCTGAACTACGAGACCGTCAAGTACTTCGGCAACGAGGCCTTCGAGGCGAAGCGCTACGACGAGAGCCTGGAGCGGCTGCGCCGTGTGGCGCTGAAGAGCCAGACCACGTTGTCGCTGCTCAACACCGGGCAGCAGCTGATCATCGCCGCGGCCTTGATTGCGATGCTGTGGCGCGCCACGCAGGGCGTGGTCGAGGGCCGGCTGACGCTGGGCGACCTGGTCATGATCAACGCCTTCATGATCCAGCTGTACATCCCGCTGAACTTCCTGGGCGTGATGTACCGCGAGATCAAGCAGAGCCTGGCCGATCTCGACAAGATGTTCGGCCTGCTCGAGAGGCACCGCGAGGTCGACGACAAGCCCGGCGCCCAGGCGCTGCAGGTGCGCGAGGGCGTGGTGCGCTTCGAGGGCGTGGGCTTTGCCTATGACACAGCGCGCCCCATCCTGCATGACCTCAGCTTCGAGATCCCGGCGGGCAAGACGGTGGCCGTGGTGGGCCCCAGCGGCGCGGGCAAGAGCACGCTGGCGCGGCTGCTGTTCCGCTTCTACGACGTGACGAACGACGGCAGAGGCCGCATCACCATCGACGATCAGGACATCCGCGAGGTCACGCAGCAGAGCCTGCGCGGATCAATCGGTATCGTGCCGCAGGACACGGTGCTGTTCAACGACACCGTCTACTACAACATCGCCTACGGCCGGGCCGGCGCCACGCGCGAGGAGGTCGAGGCGGCCGCCAAGGCCGCGCACATCCACGACTTCATCGCCGCGACGCCCAAGGGTTACGAGACGATGGTGGGCGAACGCGGCCTCAAGCTCAGCGGTGGCGAGAAGCAGCGCGTGGCCATCGCGCGCACGCTGCTGAAGAACCCACCGATCCTCATCTTCGACGAGGCCACCTCGGCACTGGACAGCGCCAACGAGCGCGCCATCCAGGCCGAACTGCGCGCGGCGGCCCAGGGCAAGACGGCGCTGGTGATTGCGCACCGCTTGTCCACCGTGGTGGACGCGCACGAGATCGTCGTGCTCGAGGCCGGCCGCGTGGTCGAGCGCGGACCGCACGCCGAGCTGCTGGCGCGTGGCGGGCGCTACGCGCAGATGTGGCGGCTGCAGCAGAGCGGGGAAGAAGCCTGAAGCCGACCCCGTGGCCGGACGCGTGCCCCGGGCGTCGGCGGCCGTGGCCGTGTCAGTCCTGCAGGCTCAGCACCAGCTTTCCGAAGTTGTCGCCGCTGAACAACCGGTTCAGCGTGGCCGGGAAGGCATCGACGCCGCCGCTGGCCACATCTTCGCGGCTCTTCATGCGGCCGTCCTTCAGGTAAGCGGCCATCTCGGCCACGGCCAGGTGGTAACGCTCGGCGTAGTCGAAGACCACCATGCCTTCCATGCGTGCGCGGTTGACGAGCAGGCTCAGGTAGTTCTTCGGGCCCTGCACCGGCGTCGTGTTGTTGTACTGGCTGATCGCACCGCAGATCACGATGCGCGCGCGGCGGTTGATGCGCGTGAGCACGGTGTCGAGGATCTCGCCGCCGACATTGTCGAAGTAGATGTCCACGCCCTCGGGGCAGTGCGCCTTCAGGCCATCCTTGACGCTGCCGCCCTTGTAGTCGATGCAGGCGTCAAAGCCGAGCTCACGGACGACCCACTCGCATTTGGCCGCGCCACCGGCGATGCCCACCACGCGCAGGCCCTTGATCCGGGCCAGCTGGCCCACGGTCTGCCCCACGGCACCGGCCGCGCCCGAGACGACCAGCGTCTCGCCCGCCGGCCGGGTGAGGTTGGGCAGGCCGACATCCATCAACCCGAAGTAGGCCGTCATGCCGGGCATGCCGAGCACGTTGAGCCATTGTGTTGGCGTGCCCAGGCCCAGGTCGATGCGGCCCAGGCCGGCTTGGCGGTCGCGGTCGGGCGCCACCGTCCAGTGCGTCTGCACGCCGGTGCTGCCGCTGACGGCGTCGCCGACGGCGTAGGCCGGATGCCGCGAGGCCTCGACCACGCCCACACCGCCCGCGCGCATGACCTCGCCGATGCCCACCGGCGCGATGTAGCTCTTGCCCTCGTTCATCCAGCCGCGCATGGCCGGATCGAGGCTGATCGCCGTCACCCGCACGCGGATCTCGCCAGCGGCCGGCTCGCGCAACGGCTCTTCGCCGATCGTCCAGTCCGAGGCCTTGGGCAGGCCCAAGGGCCGGGCGGCCAGCCGCACCTGGCGGTTCGTCATCGCCAGCGTCGCCATCACGGTGCCTTGGTCACCGAGGTGACGGTGAACTGGCCGTTGATGCGCTCGGCCGTGAAGCCGATGCGCTGCCCCACCGCAAGCCCCTCGAGCAGGCGCGGGTCGGCAACGCGGAACACCATCGTCATGGGCGGCATCTCGAGGTTCTTGATCTCGCCGTGTTTGATCGTGATGCGCGCGCCGGCCGCATCGAGCTTGGTGATCTCGCCGCTGGCGGGCGAGGCCTGGGCCTGCACCACGGCGGCGGCCAGCAGCGCGGCCGTGAACGTGAGCCATTGCTTCATCGTCGTCTCCTGTGAACGCGGGCGGCGTTCCTACAATGCCGGCACCTTACCGCAAGTCCCGCCCTGCCATGGCCAGCCTCGCCGACACCCCTGCCGCCCTGCACGATCTGTCGCACGTCACCCCGCGCGACCAGGCCGAGATCCTGGCCCAGGCCCTGCCCTACATCCGGCGCTTCCACGGCAAGACGCTGGTCATCAAGTACGGCGGCAACGCGATGACCGACCCGGCGCTGCAGCAGGATTTCGCCGAGGACGTGGTGCTGCTCAAGCTGGTGGGCATGAACCCCATCGTCGTGCACGGGGGCGGCCCGCAGATCGACGAGGCGCTGGCCAAGATCGGCAAGAAGGGCACCTTCATACAAGGCATGCGCGTCACCGACGAAGAGACCATGGAGGTGGTCGAGTGGGTGCTCGGCGGCGCGGTGCAGCAGGACATCGTCGGCCTCATCAACGCCGCCGGCGGCAAGGCCGTGGGCCTGACGGGCCGCGACGGCGGCCTGATCCGCGCGCGCAAGATGAAGATGACCGACAAGGACGACCCGACCAAGGAACACGACATCGGCCAGGTCGGCGAGATCACGGCCATCGACCCTGCGGTGGTGCAGGCGCTGCAGGACGACCAGTTCATCCCCGTCGTCAGCCCCATCGGCTTCGGCGAGGCGGGCGAGAGCTACAACATCAACGCCGATCTGGTGGCCGCCAAGCTGGCCACGGTGCTCAAGGCCGAGAAGCTGGTGATGCTCACCAACATCAAGGGCGTGCTCGACAAGGCCGGCGAGCTGATCACCGAACTGACACCGCGGCAGATCGACGAGCTCATCGCCGACGGCACCATCAGCGGCGGCATGCTGCCCAAGCTGGCCGGCGCCATCGATGCAGCCAAGAGCGGTGTGCATGCCGTGCACGTGGTGGACGGGCGCGTGCCGCATGCGATGCTGCTGGAGATCCTCACCGACCAGGCCTACGGCACGATGATCCGCTCGCACTGAGCACTGGGTGTTCAAGAGCGTGGACATCGACAAGAACCCCGGCAAGCGCGGGTCGCTGTGCAGCTGAACCCGACAGCGGCGCGGCGGGTCTGGCTGTTCGACCTGGACGATACGCTGCACGACGCGGCGACGGCGTCGATGCCGCAGCTGCACGAGTCGATGAACGCCTACATCCGCCGCGAACTCGGGCTCGATGCCGAGGCGGCCACGGCGCTGCGCCGTCGTTATTGGCATTGGTACGGCGCCACGCTGCTGGGGCTGGTGCGGCACCACGGCGTCAAGCCCGCGCACTTCCTGCACGTCACGCACGCGCTGCCGGGCCTGGAAAGCCGCGTGCGCGGCCATGCGCACGACATCGCGGCGCTGGCCCGCCTGCCGGGCCGAAAGTTCATCCTCACCAACGCACCGGCGGCCTACGCCCGGCGCGTGCTGGCGGTGCTGGGTGTGGAGCGGCTGTTCGACGGCCTGCTGGCCATCGAGGACATGGCCATGTTCGGCCACCTGCGGCCCAAGCCCGACCGGCGCATGCTGCGCCACATCGCGGCACGGTTGCGCGTGCCGCCGTCGCGCTGCGTGCTGGTGGAAGACACCCTGGTGCACCAGAAGGCCGCGCGCGCCGTGGGCATGGGCACGGTGTGGATGCAGCGCTGGCTGAAGCGCTCGGTGTCGCACGTGGCCAGCGCCAACGCGCGCCGCCACCGCCGGCCGGCCTACGTCGACCGGCGCGTGCGCACGCTGCAGGCCTTGGCCCGTTAGTGGGTCTGGACGGCCGCGGCAGCGCCCGCACGGCTTGGTGTTTACCTGCAAGAAGGCACAGGCCGGCCGCATGCCAGAATCGTCGCGCACTGCGCCCTACCCTCCGCCGCTACCGCCTGCCGCCGCCGATGTCCGCCCTGCCCGAAGACCCGCCGCAGGCACCCGCGGACGACGATCCCGAGGCGTCCCCGGCTGCCAGCGGCCGCAAGCGCCCCAAGCCGGGCGAGCGCCGTGTGCAGATCCTGCAGACGCTGGCCGCGATGCTCGAGGAGCCCGGCGCCGAGCGCATCACCACCGCCGCGCTGGCCGCCCGGCTCGAGGTCTCCGAGGCAGCCCTGTACCGTCATTTCGCCAGCAAGGCGCAGATGTTCGAGGGGCTCATCGAGTTCATCGAGAGCAGCGTGTTCACGCTGGTCAATCAGATCACCGAGCGCGAGCCCGCGCCGGCCCAGCAGGTGCGGCGCATTGCGGCGGTGCTGTTGCAATTCGGCGAGAAGAACCCGGGCATGGTGCGCGTGATGGTGGGCGACGCACTCGTGTTCGAGCACGAACGGCTCAATGCGCGCATGAACCAGTTCTTTGAACGCGTCGAAAGCCAGCTTCGGCAGAGCCTGCGCGCGGCTGCCGAGGCCGCCGGATCGCCGACACCCACGGTCGACGCACAGGCGCTGGCCTCCGCCATCACG
This portion of the Ideonella sp. WA131b genome encodes:
- a CDS encoding NADP-dependent oxidoreductase — translated: MATLAMTNRQVRLAARPLGLPKASDWTIGEEPLREPAAGEIRVRVTAISLDPAMRGWMNEGKSYIAPVGIGEVMRAGGVGVVEASRHPAYAVGDAVSGSTGVQTHWTVAPDRDRQAGLGRIDLGLGTPTQWLNVLGMPGMTAYFGLMDVGLPNLTRPAGETLVVSGAAGAVGQTVGQLARIKGLRVVGIAGGAAKCEWVVRELGFDACIDYKGGSVKDGLKAHCPEGVDIYFDNVGGEILDTVLTRINRRARIVICGAISQYNNTTPVQGPKNYLSLLVNRARMEGMVVFDYAERYHLAVAEMAAYLKDGRMKSREDVASGGVDAFPATLNRLFSGDNFGKLVLSLQD
- a CDS encoding pyrimidine 5'-nucleotidase, producing MNPTAARRVWLFDLDDTLHDAATASMPQLHESMNAYIRRELGLDAEAATALRRRYWHWYGATLLGLVRHHGVKPAHFLHVTHALPGLESRVRGHAHDIAALARLPGRKFILTNAPAAYARRVLAVLGVERLFDGLLAIEDMAMFGHLRPKPDRRMLRHIAARLRVPPSRCVLVEDTLVHQKAARAVGMGTVWMQRWLKRSVSHVASANARRHRRPAYVDRRVRTLQALAR
- a CDS encoding DedA family protein encodes the protein MEAWLHSILAAMALPQYGLSTVFVVSLLSATLLPMASVPVVFGLVKVAPELFWPALIVATAGNTLGGCVSYWMGYGAELAYEQIAKPKPSSAWAMSWARKWGPPACLLSWLPVVGDPLCAVAGWLKLPFWPCAFYMAVGKFLRYLFYVGGALWFFPGTLEL
- a CDS encoding ABC transporter ATP-binding protein/permease, whose amino-acid sequence is MQSHASSPPAPPTAGAAGARRSDWGTLARLLPYLWRYRWRVGAALAFLLAAKAANVSVPVLLKYLVDSLSIKPGEAASLLVVPVGLLVGYGLLRLSTSLFTELRELIFAKATEGTARSISLQVFGHLHALSLRFHLERQTGGMTRDIERGTRAVHSLISYSLYSIFPTLVEVAMVLTLLAVKFDAAFAWITGGALVAYIAFTVTVTEWRTKFRREMNELDSGAHTRAVDSLLNYETVKYFGNEAFEAKRYDESLERLRRVALKSQTTLSLLNTGQQLIIAAALIAMLWRATQGVVEGRLTLGDLVMINAFMIQLYIPLNFLGVMYREIKQSLADLDKMFGLLERHREVDDKPGAQALQVREGVVRFEGVGFAYDTARPILHDLSFEIPAGKTVAVVGPSGAGKSTLARLLFRFYDVTNDGRGRITIDDQDIREVTQQSLRGSIGIVPQDTVLFNDTVYYNIAYGRAGATREEVEAAAKAAHIHDFIAATPKGYETMVGERGLKLSGGEKQRVAIARTLLKNPPILIFDEATSALDSANERAIQAELRAAAQGKTALVIAHRLSTVVDAHEIVVLEAGRVVERGPHAELLARGGRYAQMWRLQQSGEEA
- the argB gene encoding acetylglutamate kinase, with protein sequence MASLADTPAALHDLSHVTPRDQAEILAQALPYIRRFHGKTLVIKYGGNAMTDPALQQDFAEDVVLLKLVGMNPIVVHGGGPQIDEALAKIGKKGTFIQGMRVTDEETMEVVEWVLGGAVQQDIVGLINAAGGKAVGLTGRDGGLIRARKMKMTDKDDPTKEHDIGQVGEITAIDPAVVQALQDDQFIPVVSPIGFGEAGESYNINADLVAAKLATVLKAEKLVMLTNIKGVLDKAGELITELTPRQIDELIADGTISGGMLPKLAGAIDAAKSGVHAVHVVDGRVPHAMLLEILTDQAYGTMIRSH
- a CDS encoding acyl-CoA thioesterase — protein: MLAPPQLDDGAQLVLRVIPLPADVNANGDIFGGWIMAQVDLAGSVLPARVARGRIATVAVNQFVFKQPVSLGDLLSFYARITRIGTTSISVHVTVIAERNPSQLRVVKVTEADLTYVAIDAQGQPRPVPR
- a CDS encoding copper-binding protein, which gives rise to MKQWLTFTAALLAAAVVQAQASPASGEITKLDAAGARITIKHGEIKNLEMPPMTMVFRVADPRLLEGLAVGQRIGFTAERINGQFTVTSVTKAP
- the slmA gene encoding nucleoid occlusion factor SlmA, with the protein product MSALPEDPPQAPADDDPEASPAASGRKRPKPGERRVQILQTLAAMLEEPGAERITTAALAARLEVSEAALYRHFASKAQMFEGLIEFIESSVFTLVNQITEREPAPAQQVRRIAAVLLQFGEKNPGMVRVMVGDALVFEHERLNARMNQFFERVESQLRQSLRAAAEAAGSPTPTVDAQALASAITALLVGRLQRYARSGFKRLPTEHLDPALARLAP